A region of the Vanrija pseudolonga chromosome 2, complete sequence genome:
gcggcgctcccACACACAAaagcacacgcacacacctcACTGCACCCCAATAACACACAATGATATCATATGGCTGCATACTCTATTGCCATGACTTGCTCCAGTAGATGACTGTGAACAAGGATGTGGGGGGttgtggggctggggctgggggccGGGGCCAGGGCTAACTGTCAAGAACACCTAACGTACACCCAAGAAGCTTTAACAAGAAATGTTTACGATACACGCAAATCGTCCGTTTACTCGCGAGAGACGTCACGGCCGAAGAGCTTGACCTTGAGCCAGTCGGTCATGACAAGGGTACGGTTACGGACCGAGTAGAGGGTCGAGACGTAAGCCGAACGCCAGAAGAGCatggcggcgccaccacccgAGGCGACGTTGCCGTTGAACAGGGGGAGGTCAGCAATGGCCTTCTCCGAGCCAATGTAGGCGAGCGAGCCCTGGTGCGAGTAGTGGAAGGGGGTGAGCTTGGTGGCGCGGTTGAGCTTCTTGACAACGCTctcaatgtcgtcggcggaagcggtgcccgaggcgcggaggtcggcgagctggcgctcgtACTTGTTCTTCTGGCCAAGCTTGGCGAAGACCGAGGCGAGGTAGATACCCTCCTGCGAGGCGACCTGGGCAGTGGGGGCGTACTGGGTAGCAGTGCAGTCACCGATGGCGAAGACATCCCGGGCACCAAGGAGCTGGAGGTAGTCGTCAATGACGAGACCACGGCGCTGGGTCTGGGTAGCGGGGAGCTTGCTCATGAGGTCGAGAGTGATGGGGCGCGAGGTGTTGCCGGTGGCCCAGACAAGGAGACCGTAGGGGATCTCGCGGGTCTCCTTGTTGGCGTCCTGGACGGTGACCGAGGTCTCGCCAACGTCCTTGACCATGGTGCGGGTGAGGACGTCAATCTTGTTCTCCTTGAAGGTCGACTCGGTGTACTGAATGAGCTGCTTGGAGAAGGCGGGGAGCACGTTGGGGAGGGCCTCAACGAGGGTGATCTTGAGGCGGTCGGCAACCTCAGGGTACCACTtcttgaggtcgtcgatgaggaAGTCGTGGAGCTCACCGGCGTACTCGACACCGGTGGGGCCACCACCAACGACAACCATGTGCATCAGGCGGTCAATCTCCTCCTGCGACTGGTCACGGAAGGCAGCGGTCTCGATGCCTGCGAGGTCAGTGGTACATCCAACAAGAGCGATCACGACACTCACAGTCCATGAGCTTGGAGCGGATCTTGTCAGCATCGCtgagctccttgaggaaGCAGGCATGCTCGCGGACACCCTTGATGCCGAAGGTCTGGTTCTCGCAGCCGACGGCGTAGACAAGGTAGTCGTAGGGGATGGTGACGGagcccttcttgcccttgacctCGGAGATGTCTAGGGGGGGAGGTCAGCACGTTTCCTCGTGATTCCTCGCCGCGGCTACTTACCCTCGAAAGTGACAGTCTTGTTGATGGGGTCAACAGTgcgggcctcggcctcgtagacgaggacgtcgcgcTTCTTGTGGCGGGTGATGAAGCGAGTAGGCTGGATGAGCGAGCGGGGCTCAAGGGTGCCGACAGTGACggaggggaggagaggagTGAAGAGGAAGTAGTTGCGGGGGGAGACGACAACAACGTTGAACTCCTCAGTGTCGAGGTTCTTGAGGAACGAGGTAGCACCCCAGCCCGAGCCgagaacgacgacggtggGCTTGGAGGGGTCCTGGGGGAGCTGCTCTCCGGGGTGGGCCTCGGACTGGGTCACTGTTCGAGTGTCAGCTCGGACGAAGGAAATAAAGCCGTGCGACGGAAATCTTTGCCAAACGCCGGTCCGGCTTCCGGGTcggggagaggggaggggtACTCACCAAGGAGGAAAACACCAGTAGCAGTGATGATCGCGAAGAGCGTCACGCGGCCGAAAGTCTGGAGACCGCGGCGGAAGCGTCCAGGAGGCTTGTACTGCGATGGGGTCAGTTATCGCTGAAAAGGCGACGTCGCTATGCgcgcggctcgggcgcgtcggtgACGCTTTACCCACCTGCTTCTCGGGCTTGGGGGCCTCGGGCTGCtcgggggcagcgggggtCGAGtaggcgcggcgggcggcctgGGACCAGGCAGTCGAAGTCGAGGGGGCGGACGCGAGCTGCACGGTGGGGCGAACGAGGCGGGCGACCGCGCGGGGAGCGACGGTCGAGCGCGTAGAGAGGGGCGCACGGGCTGGCGGGTCAGTTTCGGGTGCGCGTCATTTACGGCGGTTGTGAAAACCATGTGGGTGTCACCACTtaccgagcgagcggagaGCCA
Encoded here:
- the NDH2 gene encoding External alternative NADH-ubiquinone oxidoreductase, mitochondrial, with translation MALRSLARAPLSTRSTVAPRAVARLVRPTVQLASAPSTSTAWSQAARRAYSTPAAPEQPEAPKPEKQYKPPGRFRRGLQTFGRVTLFAIITATGVFLLVTQSEAHPGEQLPQDPSKPTVVVLGSGWGATSFLKNLDTEEFNVVVVSPRNYFLFTPLLPSVTVGTLEPRSLIQPTRFITRHKKRDVLVYEAEARTVDPINKTVTFEDISEVKGKKGSVTIPYDYLVYAVGCENQTFGIKGVREHACFLKELSDADKIRSKLMDCIETAAFRDQSQEEIDRLMHMVVVGGGPTGVEYAGELHDFLIDDLKKWYPEVADRLKITLVEALPNVLPAFSKQLIQYTESTFKENKIDVLTRTMVKDVGETSVTVQDANKETREIPYGLLVWATGNTSRPITLDLMSKLPATQTQRRGLVIDDYLQLLGARDVFAIGDCTATQYAPTAQVASQEGIYLASVFAKLGQKNKYERQLADLRASGTASADDIESVVKKLNRATKLTPFHYSHQGSLAYIGSEKAIADLPLFNGNVASGGGAAMLFWRSAYVSTLYSVRNRTLVMTDWLKVKLFGRDVSRE